From Streptomyces qinzhouensis, one genomic window encodes:
- a CDS encoding SCO3242 family prenyltransferase, giving the protein MDVGPRRPGPGSGTPQEPGRPAAGGPVPGARSARSRGSRPTAGARLGAWAELLRISAVLSVPGDALAGAAARGRRPDRGTLLAVGASVCLYEAGMALNDWADRDEDAAERPHRPIPSGRITPAAALTAATALTATGLAVAARAGRPALAVAVPLAATVWAYDLGLKHTRLGPAAMATARALDLLMGATATATATAKASASASPPATATATATAPAPHPPAPVLRAAAVLGAHTYAVTAVSRHEVHGGSTRAPLGALALVATVGAAAVRDGRALTTALGAAYTRTAAVPFAHAALNPSPPLTERAVGGGIRAVIPLQALIAARSGHPAGAVTGLALMALVPLARSLARKVSPT; this is encoded by the coding sequence ATGGACGTAGGTCCCCGGCGCCCGGGACCCGGCAGCGGTACCCCCCAGGAACCCGGCCGCCCGGCGGCCGGTGGCCCCGTCCCGGGGGCGCGGTCGGCGCGCTCCCGGGGCAGTCGGCCGACCGCCGGAGCGCGGCTGGGCGCCTGGGCGGAGTTGCTGCGGATCTCCGCCGTCCTCTCCGTCCCCGGCGACGCCCTCGCGGGTGCGGCCGCCCGCGGCCGGCGCCCCGACCGCGGCACTCTGCTCGCCGTCGGTGCCTCGGTCTGTCTGTACGAGGCGGGGATGGCGCTCAACGACTGGGCGGACCGGGACGAGGACGCCGCCGAACGCCCGCACCGCCCGATCCCCTCCGGCCGGATCACGCCCGCCGCCGCGCTGACGGCGGCCACCGCCCTCACCGCGACCGGACTGGCCGTCGCCGCCCGCGCGGGCCGCCCGGCGCTCGCGGTGGCCGTGCCCCTCGCGGCCACGGTGTGGGCGTACGACCTGGGTCTGAAGCACACCCGCCTGGGCCCCGCGGCGATGGCGACGGCCCGCGCGCTTGACCTCCTGATGGGCGCCACCGCCACCGCCACCGCCACCGCCAAGGCCTCAGCCTCGGCCTCGCCCCCGGCGACAGCCACAGCCACGGCCACAGCGCCCGCCCCGCACCCCCCGGCCCCGGTACTGCGCGCCGCCGCCGTACTCGGAGCCCATACGTACGCCGTCACCGCCGTATCCCGGCACGAGGTCCACGGCGGCTCCACCCGCGCCCCGCTCGGCGCGCTCGCCCTCGTCGCGACCGTCGGCGCGGCGGCCGTACGGGACGGCCGGGCCCTCACGACCGCGCTGGGCGCGGCGTACACCCGTACCGCCGCCGTCCCCTTCGCCCACGCCGCGCTCAACCCGTCCCCACCGCTCACCGAACGCGCCGTCGGCGGCGGCATCCGGGCCGTCATCCCGCTCCAGGCACTGATCGCCGCCCGGTCCGGGCACCCCGCAGGAGCGGTGACCGGCCTCGCGCTCATGGCCCTGGTCCCGCTCGCCCGGTCCCTCGCCCGGAAGGTGAGCCCGACATGA
- a CDS encoding ThuA domain-containing protein, translating to MHPNRSRPRARRALALLTGALLAATSFTVGAPQLAAAAGPAQARQPAAAAEPAADSFQQITLAKGAAETGEPMSMAVLPDRSVLHTSRNGELRMTDFTGATRIVGKIPVYSHDEEGLQGIGLDPKFAQNRFVYLYYAPPMNTPAGDAPNEGTAEEFAKWEGVNRLSRFVLKTDGTLDNTSEKKILDVPATRGICCHVGGDIDFDAQGNLYLSTGDDSNPFASDGYSPIDDRPGRNPAYDARRTSGNTNDLRGKLLRIKVNDDGSYAVPEGNLFAPGTPKTRPEIYAMGFRNPFRFSVDQKTGTAYVGDYGPDAANADPKRGPAGAVGFFKVDKPGNFGWPYCNTFKQPYVDWDFATKQPGAAFNCDAPKNESPYNTGLVDLPPAQKAWIPYDGGSVPEFGTGGESPMGGPVYRYDPDNPSPVKFPEAYDGDYFAGEFGRRWIKRVEQNADGSVAKINPFPWTGTQVMDMQFGPDGALYVLDYGTAWFGGNEHSALYRIENATGGRSPSAEAKANRTSGKAPLKVAFSSEGTTDPDGDALTYAWNFGDGGTSTDPNPTHTYRKNGTYTATLTVKDPTGRIGGASVRVVVGNTAPKVVLEAPADGALFSFGDELPFKVKVTDPEDQAAGGVDCSKVTVSYFLGHDSHAHKLTSVNGCSGTIKTPGDGGHDPNANIYGVLVAEYTDQGGGGQEALSAKDELQLQPRHRQAEHFSAQSGIRTYDKPAANGGKTVGDIDNDDWISFKPYSLAGSTKLTARISSGGAGGFLEVRTGSPTGKILGSGPIPVTGGWEVFQDVDIPLRAVPKKSTELFLVFKGGAGALYDLDDFTLSNSPPDRTAKRVLVFTKTAGFRHDSVAAGTAALKELGKGSNITVDSTESAAQFTTSNLARYDAVVFLSTTGDVLNAEQQQAFENFIRTGGGYMGVHAAADTEYDWPFYGELVGAYFSGHPQIQSATVRVEDRTHPATKHLDAEWNRTDEWYNYRANPRDNVRVLATLDETTFQGGTMKGDHPIAWCQTYEGGRSFYTGGGHTKESYTEPAFREHLLGGLRTVAGQVKADCKPQQGERSIFNGKTLDGWKQAGPGKFAVTGGELRSEGGMGLLWYQAKELSSYSLKLDWKLTGDDNSGIFVGFPASDDPWSAVNKGYEIQIDATDVPARTTGSVYGFKSADLKARDRVLRPPGQWNNYEIKVQGERIQIFLNGAKINDFTNKDPNRSLKDGYIGLQNHGPQDKVSFRNITLKELSS from the coding sequence GTGCACCCGAACCGAAGCAGACCACGAGCGCGCAGAGCCCTCGCGCTTCTGACCGGCGCCCTGCTCGCCGCCACCTCGTTCACCGTCGGAGCCCCGCAGCTCGCCGCCGCGGCCGGACCCGCCCAGGCCCGGCAGCCGGCCGCGGCGGCGGAGCCGGCCGCCGACTCCTTCCAGCAGATCACCCTCGCCAAGGGCGCCGCCGAAACCGGTGAGCCGATGTCCATGGCGGTCCTGCCGGACCGCAGCGTGCTGCACACCTCCCGCAACGGTGAGCTGCGGATGACCGACTTCACCGGCGCCACCCGGATCGTCGGCAAGATCCCGGTCTACTCGCACGACGAGGAGGGCCTCCAGGGCATCGGCCTGGACCCGAAGTTCGCCCAGAACCGTTTCGTCTATCTCTACTACGCACCCCCGATGAACACGCCCGCGGGCGACGCCCCCAACGAGGGCACCGCGGAGGAGTTCGCCAAGTGGGAGGGCGTCAACCGGCTCTCCCGGTTCGTCCTCAAGACGGACGGCACCCTCGACAACACCAGCGAGAAGAAGATCCTCGACGTCCCCGCCACCCGCGGCATCTGCTGCCATGTCGGCGGTGACATCGACTTCGACGCACAGGGCAATCTCTATCTGTCGACCGGCGACGACTCCAACCCCTTCGCCTCCGACGGCTACAGCCCGATCGACGACCGGCCGGGCCGCAACCCCGCCTACGACGCCCGCCGCACCTCGGGCAACACCAACGACCTGCGCGGCAAGCTGCTGCGCATCAAGGTCAACGACGACGGCTCGTACGCGGTCCCCGAGGGCAACCTCTTCGCGCCCGGAACCCCGAAGACCCGTCCCGAGATCTACGCGATGGGCTTCCGGAACCCGTTCCGGTTCAGCGTCGACCAGAAGACCGGAACGGCGTACGTCGGCGACTACGGGCCCGACGCGGCCAACGCCGACCCCAAGCGCGGACCCGCCGGAGCCGTCGGCTTCTTCAAGGTCGACAAGCCCGGCAACTTCGGCTGGCCGTACTGCAACACCTTCAAGCAGCCGTACGTCGACTGGGACTTCGCCACCAAGCAGCCCGGCGCGGCCTTCAACTGTGACGCGCCGAAGAACGAGTCGCCGTACAACACCGGACTCGTCGACCTGCCGCCCGCGCAGAAGGCGTGGATACCCTACGACGGCGGCTCGGTTCCCGAGTTCGGCACCGGCGGCGAGTCCCCGATGGGCGGCCCCGTCTACCGCTACGACCCGGACAACCCGTCCCCGGTGAAGTTCCCCGAGGCGTACGACGGCGACTACTTCGCCGGCGAGTTCGGCCGCCGCTGGATCAAGCGTGTCGAGCAGAATGCCGACGGCTCCGTCGCCAAGATCAACCCCTTCCCCTGGACCGGCACCCAGGTGATGGACATGCAGTTCGGTCCCGACGGCGCGCTGTACGTCCTCGACTACGGCACCGCCTGGTTCGGCGGCAACGAGCACTCCGCGCTCTACCGCATCGAGAACGCCACCGGCGGCCGCTCGCCCTCGGCGGAGGCCAAGGCCAACCGCACCTCCGGCAAGGCCCCGCTGAAGGTCGCCTTCTCCTCGGAGGGCACCACCGACCCCGACGGCGACGCCCTCACCTACGCCTGGAACTTCGGCGACGGCGGCACCTCCACCGACCCGAACCCCACGCACACCTACCGCAAGAACGGCACCTACACCGCCACCCTCACCGTGAAGGACCCCACCGGCCGCATCGGCGGTGCCAGTGTGCGGGTCGTGGTCGGCAACACCGCCCCCAAGGTGGTCCTGGAGGCGCCCGCCGACGGAGCCCTGTTCTCCTTCGGCGACGAGCTGCCCTTCAAGGTGAAGGTCACCGACCCCGAGGACCAGGCCGCGGGCGGCGTCGACTGCTCCAAGGTCACCGTCAGCTACTTCCTCGGCCATGACAGCCACGCCCACAAGCTGACCAGCGTCAACGGCTGCTCCGGCACCATCAAGACGCCCGGCGACGGCGGCCACGACCCCAACGCCAATATCTACGGTGTCCTCGTCGCCGAATACACCGACCAGGGCGGCGGCGGCCAGGAGGCGCTGAGCGCCAAGGACGAGCTCCAGCTCCAGCCCCGCCACCGGCAGGCCGAGCACTTCAGCGCCCAGTCCGGCATCCGTACCTACGACAAGCCCGCCGCCAACGGCGGAAAGACCGTCGGGGACATCGACAACGACGACTGGATCTCCTTCAAGCCCTACAGCCTCGCCGGGTCCACCAAGCTCACCGCCCGGATCTCCTCCGGCGGCGCGGGCGGCTTCCTCGAGGTCCGTACCGGCTCCCCGACGGGCAAGATCCTCGGCTCCGGGCCGATCCCGGTGACCGGCGGCTGGGAGGTCTTCCAGGACGTCGACATCCCGCTGCGGGCCGTCCCGAAGAAGTCCACCGAACTGTTCCTCGTCTTCAAGGGCGGCGCCGGAGCGCTCTACGACCTCGACGACTTCACCCTCTCGAACTCCCCGCCGGACCGTACCGCCAAGCGCGTGCTGGTCTTCACCAAGACGGCCGGCTTCCGGCACGACTCCGTCGCCGCCGGAACCGCCGCCCTGAAGGAGCTCGGCAAGGGCAGCAACATCACCGTCGACTCCACCGAGTCCGCGGCCCAGTTCACCACCAGCAACCTCGCCCGCTACGACGCCGTCGTCTTCCTCTCCACCACCGGTGACGTCCTCAACGCCGAACAGCAGCAGGCGTTCGAGAACTTCATCCGCACCGGCGGCGGCTACATGGGTGTCCACGCGGCCGCCGACACCGAGTACGACTGGCCGTTCTACGGCGAACTCGTCGGCGCGTACTTCTCCGGCCACCCCCAGATCCAGTCCGCGACCGTCCGGGTCGAGGACCGCACCCACCCGGCGACCAAGCATCTCGACGCGGAGTGGAACCGGACCGACGAGTGGTACAACTACCGCGCCAACCCGCGTGACAACGTCCGTGTCCTCGCCACTCTCGACGAGACCACCTTCCAGGGCGGCACGATGAAGGGCGATCACCCGATCGCCTGGTGCCAGACCTACGAGGGCGGCCGCTCCTTCTACACCGGCGGCGGCCACACCAAGGAGTCGTACACCGAACCCGCCTTCCGTGAGCACCTCCTCGGCGGACTGCGCACCGTCGCCGGGCAGGTCAAGGCCGACTGCAAGCCGCAGCAGGGCGAGCGGTCGATCTTCAACGGCAAGACCCTCGACGGCTGGAAGCAGGCCGGACCGGGCAAGTTCGCCGTCACCGGCGGCGAGCTGCGCTCCGAGGGCGGCATGGGCCTGCTCTGGTACCAGGCCAAGGAGCTGTCCTCCTACTCCCTGAAGCTCGACTGGAAGCTCACGGGCGACGACAACTCCGGGATCTTCGTGGGCTTCCCCGCCTCCGACGACCCCTGGTCGGCCGTGAACAAGGGCTATGAGATCCAGATCGACGCCACCGACGTCCCGGCGCGGACGACCGGCTCGGTCTACGGCTTCAAGTCCGCCGACCTCAAGGCCAGGGACCGGGTGCTGCGGCCGCCCGGCCAGTGGAACAACTACGAGATCAAGGTCCAGGGCGAGCGGATCCAGATCTTCCTCAACGGCGCGAAGATCAACGACTTCACCAACAAGGACCCGAACCGCAGCCTGAAGGACGGCTACATCGGGCTCCAGAACCACGGCCCGCAGGACAAGGTGTCCTTCCGGAACATCACCCTCAAGGAGCTGTCCTCGTAG
- the eboE gene encoding metabolite traffic protein EboE → MRFRHPDGSTVHLSYCTNVHPAETLDGVVAQLRDHCEPVRRRLGRDRLGIGLWLARDAARALITDPAALRGLRTELDRRGLEVVTLNGFPYEGFGAEEVKYRVYRPDWTDPERLAHTTDLARLLAALLPDDVTDGTISTLPLAWRTGFDTAAAETAHQALRTLAERLDALEELTGKSIRIALEPEPGCTVETTADAITPLAAIGSPRIGICVDTCHLATSFEDPATAFAALTAAGITVPKAQLSAALHAESPHLPGVREALAAFAEPRFLHQTRTRTADGLLHGTDDLDEAVRPGGPLPDEGPWRSHFHVPLHSPPAPPLTSTLPVLREALVHLVGAEPLTRHLEVETYTWQALPAELRPRSRTQLAEGIAAELVLARDLLTDLGLKELP, encoded by the coding sequence GTGCGCTTCCGCCATCCCGACGGCTCCACCGTCCACCTCTCCTACTGCACCAACGTCCACCCCGCCGAAACCCTCGACGGTGTCGTCGCCCAGCTGCGGGACCACTGCGAACCGGTCCGCCGGCGCCTCGGCCGGGACCGGCTCGGCATCGGCCTCTGGCTCGCCAGGGACGCCGCCCGCGCCCTGATCACCGACCCCGCCGCCCTGCGCGGGCTGCGCACGGAGCTGGACCGGCGGGGCCTGGAGGTCGTCACCCTCAACGGCTTCCCCTACGAGGGCTTCGGCGCCGAGGAGGTCAAATACCGCGTCTACCGGCCCGACTGGACCGACCCCGAACGCCTCGCCCACACCACCGACCTCGCCCGGCTCCTCGCCGCGCTGCTGCCCGACGATGTCACCGACGGCACGATCTCCACCCTGCCCCTCGCCTGGCGGACCGGCTTCGACACCGCCGCCGCCGAGACCGCCCACCAGGCCCTCCGCACCCTCGCCGAACGGCTCGACGCGCTGGAAGAGCTGACCGGCAAGTCGATCCGGATCGCCCTCGAACCCGAGCCGGGCTGCACCGTGGAGACCACCGCCGACGCCATCACCCCCCTCGCGGCGATCGGCTCCCCGCGGATCGGCATCTGTGTGGACACATGCCACCTCGCGACGTCCTTCGAGGATCCGGCGACCGCGTTCGCCGCGCTCACCGCCGCCGGGATCACCGTCCCCAAAGCCCAGCTCTCCGCCGCCCTGCACGCCGAGTCCCCCCACCTTCCGGGGGTACGGGAGGCACTGGCCGCCTTCGCCGAGCCCCGCTTCCTCCACCAGACCCGCACCCGCACCGCCGACGGACTGCTGCACGGCACGGACGACCTCGACGAGGCCGTACGGCCCGGCGGCCCGCTCCCCGACGAAGGACCCTGGCGCTCCCACTTCCACGTCCCCCTGCACAGCCCGCCCGCACCCCCGCTCACCTCCACCCTCCCGGTCCTGCGCGAGGCACTCGTCCACCTCGTGGGCGCCGAGCCGCTCACCCGCCATCTGGAGGTGGAGACGTACACCTGGCAGGCGCTCCCGGCCGAACTGCGCCCCCGCAGCCGTACCCAGCTCGCCGAAGGCATCGCCGCCGAACTCGTCCTCGCCCGCGATCTCCTCACCGACCTCGGACTGAAGGAGCTGCCATGA
- a CDS encoding TatD family hydrolase: MRIFDPHIHMTSRTTDDYEAMYEAGVRALVEPAFWLGQPRTSPDSFYDYFDALLGWEPYRAAQYGIAHHCTIALNPKEANDPRCTPVLDELPRYLAKDGVVAVGEIGYDAMTPAEDTALAAQLQLAAEHGLPALVHTPHRDKLTGLRRTIDVVRESALPPGRVLLDHLNETTVETALDSGCWLGFSVYPDTKMDEDRMVAILTTYGTDRMLVNSAADWGKSDPLKTRRVGEAMLAAGFSAADVDQVLWRNPVAFYGLSGRLRLNAPVPAALHEGNSVLRGGE; the protein is encoded by the coding sequence ATGCGTATCTTCGACCCCCACATCCATATGACCTCCCGCACCACTGACGACTACGAGGCGATGTACGAGGCCGGGGTCCGCGCCCTCGTCGAGCCCGCGTTCTGGCTGGGCCAGCCGCGCACCTCGCCCGACAGCTTCTACGACTACTTCGACGCGCTGCTCGGCTGGGAGCCGTACCGCGCCGCCCAGTACGGCATCGCCCACCACTGCACGATCGCCCTCAACCCCAAAGAGGCCAACGACCCCCGCTGCACCCCCGTCCTCGACGAACTGCCGCGCTATCTCGCCAAGGACGGCGTCGTCGCCGTCGGCGAGATCGGCTACGACGCGATGACCCCCGCCGAGGACACCGCGCTCGCCGCCCAGCTCCAGCTCGCCGCCGAGCACGGACTGCCCGCCCTGGTCCACACCCCGCACCGGGACAAACTCACCGGGCTGCGCCGGACGATCGACGTCGTCCGCGAATCGGCGCTGCCGCCCGGCCGGGTCCTGCTCGACCACCTCAACGAGACCACCGTGGAGACCGCGCTGGACAGCGGCTGCTGGCTGGGGTTCTCGGTCTATCCGGACACCAAGATGGACGAGGACCGGATGGTCGCCATCCTCACCACGTACGGAACGGACCGGATGCTGGTCAACTCCGCCGCCGACTGGGGCAAGAGCGACCCGCTCAAGACCCGGCGGGTGGGGGAGGCGATGCTCGCCGCCGGATTCTCCGCCGCCGATGTCGACCAGGTGCTGTGGCGCAACCCCGTCGCCTTCTACGGGCTCAGCGGCCGGCTCCGCCTCAACGCTCCGGTGCCCGCCGCCCTGCACGAGGGCAACTCCGTCCTGCGCGGCGGGGAATAG
- a CDS encoding sugar phosphate isomerase/epimerase family protein, which yields MTRLNLGYGTNGLTDLRLPDALALLADLGYDGVGLTLDHMHLDPLGPELAARTKETAVLLGRHGLSVAVETGGRYVLDPRRKHGPSLVDPEPEGRAARTDLLVTAVRIAADLGATAVHCFSGNTPPGTDPATAWRRLADSLTPVLAAAEAAGVPLAVEPEPGHLLATLDDFHHLRALLGDPEPLGLTLDIGHCQCLEERTPAACVRDAGPWLRHVQIEDMRRGVHDHLPFGEGEIDFPPVLEALAATGYQGLTVVELPRHSHAGPELARSSMEFLRPWSGKAEAC from the coding sequence ATGACCCGGCTGAACCTCGGATACGGCACCAACGGGCTGACCGACCTCCGGCTCCCGGACGCCCTGGCGCTCCTCGCCGACCTCGGCTACGACGGCGTCGGGCTGACGCTCGACCATATGCACCTCGACCCGCTCGGCCCCGAGCTCGCCGCCAGGACCAAGGAGACCGCCGTACTCCTCGGGCGCCACGGGCTCTCCGTCGCCGTGGAGACCGGCGGGCGGTACGTTCTCGACCCGCGCCGCAAGCACGGCCCTTCGCTCGTCGACCCCGAGCCCGAGGGCCGGGCCGCCCGCACGGACCTCCTGGTCACCGCCGTACGGATCGCCGCCGACCTCGGGGCGACCGCCGTGCACTGCTTCAGCGGCAACACCCCGCCCGGCACGGACCCCGCCACCGCCTGGCGACGGCTCGCCGACTCCCTCACCCCCGTCCTGGCCGCCGCCGAAGCCGCGGGCGTCCCGCTCGCCGTCGAGCCCGAGCCGGGCCATCTGCTCGCCACCCTGGACGACTTCCACCACCTCAGGGCCCTGCTCGGCGATCCGGAGCCGCTCGGGCTCACCCTGGACATCGGGCACTGCCAGTGTCTGGAGGAGCGGACCCCGGCCGCCTGCGTACGGGACGCGGGGCCATGGCTCCGCCATGTACAGATCGAGGACATGCGCCGCGGGGTGCACGATCATCTGCCGTTCGGCGAGGGCGAGATCGACTTCCCGCCCGTACTCGAAGCCCTCGCCGCCACCGGCTACCAGGGCCTGACGGTCGTCGAACTGCCCCGCCACTCCCACGCCGGCCCCGAACTGGCCCGGTCGTCCATGGAGTTCCTCCGGCCGTGGAGCGGGAAGGCGGAAGCATGCTGA
- a CDS encoding inositol-3-phosphate synthase yields MPGAAPGAVPGEASGDARTGVWFVGARGSVATTAVAGCAAIAAGLHPPTGMVTETPPFAVAGLPAPASLVFGGHDIACVPLPKRAEELTTAGVLPPGLARAVLADLTAADTEIRPGGPQPGDTRGDEELITAFAADIVAFRERHRLARVVVVNVSSTEPVPTPGAARLAPSSLYASAAIRAGCPFVNFTPSTGLRTPGLLAAVAARGLPHAGRDGKTGQTLLRSVLAPMFVQRALTVRAWSGTNLLGGGDGAALADPAAAAAKNAGKERVLADVLGTAPEGEVHIDDVPALGDWKTAWDHIAFDGFLGSRMILQTIWQGCDSALAAPLVLDLARLVARAHERGLSGPLPQLGFYFKDPDGGSSALAEQFTELLSFADTLRDAR; encoded by the coding sequence GTGCCCGGAGCCGCGCCCGGAGCCGTGCCCGGTGAGGCGAGTGGCGACGCGCGCACCGGGGTCTGGTTCGTCGGCGCGCGCGGCTCCGTCGCCACGACCGCCGTCGCGGGCTGCGCGGCCATCGCCGCCGGGCTGCACCCGCCGACCGGCATGGTCACCGAGACCCCGCCGTTCGCCGTCGCCGGACTGCCCGCCCCGGCATCCCTGGTCTTCGGGGGCCATGACATCGCCTGCGTACCGCTGCCCAAACGGGCCGAGGAGCTGACCACGGCCGGAGTGCTCCCGCCGGGTCTGGCCCGCGCGGTCCTGGCCGACCTGACCGCCGCCGATACGGAGATCCGCCCCGGCGGCCCCCAGCCCGGTGACACCCGCGGCGACGAGGAACTCATCACCGCCTTCGCCGCCGACATCGTTGCCTTCCGCGAACGGCACCGGCTCGCCCGGGTCGTCGTCGTCAATGTCTCCTCCACCGAGCCGGTGCCCACCCCCGGGGCCGCCCGGCTCGCCCCGAGCTCCCTCTACGCGAGCGCCGCGATCCGCGCCGGCTGCCCCTTCGTGAACTTCACCCCCTCCACCGGGCTGCGCACGCCCGGACTCCTGGCGGCCGTCGCGGCCCGTGGGCTTCCCCACGCGGGCCGCGACGGCAAAACCGGTCAGACGCTGCTGCGTTCCGTGCTGGCCCCGATGTTCGTCCAGCGCGCCCTGACCGTACGGGCGTGGTCGGGGACGAACCTGCTGGGCGGCGGGGACGGGGCGGCGCTGGCCGATCCGGCCGCCGCCGCCGCGAAGAACGCGGGCAAGGAGCGCGTCCTGGCCGATGTCCTCGGTACGGCACCCGAGGGCGAGGTGCACATCGACGACGTGCCCGCGCTCGGCGACTGGAAGACCGCCTGGGACCACATCGCCTTCGACGGTTTCCTCGGCTCCCGGATGATCCTCCAGACGATCTGGCAGGGCTGTGATTCGGCGCTCGCCGCACCGCTGGTGCTGGACCTCGCCCGGCTGGTGGCCCGCGCCCATGAGCGCGGCCTCTCGGGGCCCCTGCCCCAGCTCGGCTTCTACTTCAAGGACCCGGACGGCGGCTCCTCCGCGCTGGCCGAGCAGTTCACCGAGCTGCTGTCCTTCGCGGACACGCTGCGGGACGCGCGATGA
- a CDS encoding EboA domain-containing protein — translation MLSAHQEHQAALEAVLEAARDETARTWLTSALARARSAAAEPSRPPTAAPDHAPPAATRPGTSAAPDHAPPTPAAPPGPRRGPAPWEPDFAAAGRHLGAEHADSGRVLLLVAAAADVTTLTRLYHRGTADERRAVLLALPRLETPASAAALPLVEDALRTNDTRLVAAALGPYAAAHLTPHAWRHAVLKCLFTGVPLAAVDGLDRRARGDAELARMLTDYAAERTAAGRPVPPDLTHALALTGVAVPSKEV, via the coding sequence ATGCTGAGCGCCCATCAGGAACACCAGGCCGCGCTCGAAGCCGTGCTCGAAGCCGCCCGGGACGAAACCGCCCGCACCTGGCTGACGAGCGCACTCGCCCGGGCCCGGTCCGCCGCGGCGGAACCGTCCCGGCCCCCCACCGCCGCGCCCGACCACGCGCCCCCGGCCGCGACCCGCCCCGGCACATCCGCCGCGCCCGACCACGCGCCCCCGACCCCCGCCGCACCCCCCGGCCCCCGCCGGGGTCCCGCCCCCTGGGAGCCCGACTTCGCCGCCGCCGGCCGACACCTCGGCGCCGAACACGCCGACTCCGGCCGCGTCCTGCTCCTCGTCGCGGCGGCGGCCGATGTCACCACCCTCACCCGGCTCTACCACCGCGGCACCGCCGACGAGCGGCGCGCCGTCCTCCTCGCCCTGCCCCGCCTCGAAACCCCGGCGTCCGCCGCCGCCCTGCCGCTCGTCGAGGACGCCCTGCGCACCAACGACACCCGGCTGGTCGCCGCCGCCCTCGGCCCCTACGCCGCCGCGCACCTCACCCCGCACGCCTGGCGCCACGCCGTACTGAAGTGCCTGTTCACCGGCGTACCGCTGGCCGCCGTCGACGGACTGGACCGCCGCGCCCGCGGCGACGCCGAACTGGCCAGGATGCTCACCGACTACGCCGCCGAGCGGACCGCCGCGGGCCGCCCCGTACCCCCCGATCTGACGCACGCCCTCGCCCTCACCGGCGTCGCCGTGCCGTCGAAGGAGGTCTGA